One genomic window of Coffea eugenioides isolate CCC68of chromosome 1, Ceug_1.0, whole genome shotgun sequence includes the following:
- the LOC113762697 gene encoding ubiquitin-conjugating enzyme E2 variant 1C-like: MALGASGGSSVVVPRNFRLLEELERGEKGIGDGSVSYGMDDADDIYMRSWTGTIIGPHNTVHEGRIYQLKLFCDKDYPDKPPSVRFHSRVNMTCVNPETGVVEGKKFGMLTNWQREFTMEDILTQLRKEMAAPHNRKLVQPPEGTFF; the protein is encoded by the exons ATGGCTCTAGGTGCCTCAGGTGGATCCAGCGTTGTTG TTCCTCGAAACTTCAGGCTGTTGGAGGAACTTGAACGTGGGGAGAAGGGTATTGGAGATGGTTCTGTCAGCTATGGAATGGATGATGCTGATGACATATATATGCGTTCTTGGACCGGCACCATAATTGGTCCACATAAT ACTGTGCATGAAGGCCGTATTTATCAACTGAAACTCTTCTGTGACAAAGACTATCCGGACAAGCCTCCAAGTGTTCGTTTCCATTCCCGCGTCAACATGACTTGTGTAAATCCTGAGACGGGAGTG GTTGAAGGGAAGAAGTTTGGCATGCTGACAAATTGGCAGCGGGAGTTCACTATGGAAGACATACTGACTCAGCTGAGGAAGGAAATGGCAGCTCCACATAACCGCAAGCTTGTTCAACCTCCTGAGGGTACCTTCTTCTAA
- the LOC113767018 gene encoding uncharacterized protein LOC113767018 isoform X2 produces the protein MSRPMLLVFLLLILIITSQFEWREQVKSEVELSPNISQKQQQISKREEAVKEKEKSIQKLNELVRSLREQLRQCTSTNETTNGSLSSLNENVIEFD, from the exons ATGTCAAGACCAATGTTGCTTGTGTTTCTGTTGCTTATTTTGATAATTACATCCCAATTTGAATGGAGAGAACAAGTAAAGAGTGAGGTTGAGTTGAGTCCAAATATATCGCAGAAGCAGCAGCAGATTTCAAAAAGGGAAGAAGCTGTAAAAGAGAAG GAGAAGAGCATTCAGAAACTTAATGAGCTTGTGAGAAGTCTTAGGGAACAACTGCGACAGTGCACGAGTACTAATGAGACTACAAATGGCAGTCTAAGTTCATTGAATGAGAATGTTATTGAATTTGACTGA
- the LOC113767018 gene encoding uncharacterized protein LOC113767018 isoform X1 — MSRPMLLVFLLLILIITSQFEWREQVKSEVELSPNISQKQQQISKREEAVKEKIILSQEKSIQKLNELVRSLREQLRQCTSTNETTNGSLSSLNENVIEFD; from the exons ATGTCAAGACCAATGTTGCTTGTGTTTCTGTTGCTTATTTTGATAATTACATCCCAATTTGAATGGAGAGAACAAGTAAAGAGTGAGGTTGAGTTGAGTCCAAATATATCGCAGAAGCAGCAGCAGATTTCAAAAAGGGAAGAAGCTGTAAAAGAGAAG ATTATCTTATCTCAGGAGAAGAGCATTCAGAAACTTAATGAGCTTGTGAGAAGTCTTAGGGAACAACTGCGACAGTGCACGAGTACTAATGAGACTACAAATGGCAGTCTAAGTTCATTGAATGAGAATGTTATTGAATTTGACTGA